In a genomic window of Columba livia isolate bColLiv1 breed racing homer chromosome 4, bColLiv1.pat.W.v2, whole genome shotgun sequence:
- the SPARCL1 gene encoding SPARC-like protein 1: MKTVALFICLLVSAFAIPSHPLNYELGTHRQKTPEKIEDINPEAPKEENTEYVDKGDLLPSHRNLRLQLSVPDTEHRDEPWTTKKQGRSGNEHQRKNSLKSINLLSLHNKPGLAFDNQDSESESNGREQSGSEHHQTRRQEKQSNMAKENVLGDAANPMDTLSLDRQPNRWKYNKNTVGLSEDNQESDEEEGVEEEDEEAGYRDMSHKGHRTNQGKEYKRQQNENSMQSDEILRDSSQPIRITKRHDEKFDLEEGKEDSQMKPYKEKENILSQKKHNKEQDDKWQSQEREDDIQVSYQSDHDTLVKRQDAEDSSVDDDSHDSGDVDGEEDISNIWKEAAYEEEERIQSNDQETASIEHEGERTMEDEAAGHREAQNYQNVKIKDLIHSEQDDYDHETPNSDSKQQLETSSSVQGMNSMEHENKVKTAGSSYGKMESESNRSERALLDPCRNFHCKIGKVCHVDKQGKPSCICQDPAACPSTKDYEHVCGTDNKTYDGTCQLFATKCQLEGTKMGRQLHLDYMGSCKYIPHCTDYEMDQFPLRMRDWLKNILMQYYERDLDNSGFLTEKQRSKVKKIYQNDKRLVAGNHTVELLLHDFEKNYHMYIYPVHWQFHRLDQHPVDRLLTHSELAPLRASLVPMEHCITRFFQECDGDKDKLIALEEWCHCFGIKEEDINENLLF; the protein is encoded by the exons ATGAAGACTGTAGCTCTCTTCATTTGTCTTCTAGTATCAGCTTTTGCTATTCCA AGCCACCCCTTAAACTACGAACTTGGAACCCACAGACAGAAAACTCCAGAAAAG attgaAGATATTAATCCTGAAGCTCCAAAGGAAGAGAACACAGAGTATGTAGACAAGGGTGATCTGCTGCCCAGCCACAGAAACCTAAGACTACAGTTATCAGTACCAGACACTGAGCACAGAGATGAGCCCTGGACCActaaaaaacaaggcagaagtGGTAATGAGCATCAAAGGAAAAATAGCCTAAAAAGCATCAATCTCCTTTCACTGCACAATAAGCCAGGTTTGGCTTTTGATAACCAGGACAGCGAGTCAGAAAGCAATGGCAGAGAACAGTCTGGCTCTGAGCATCACCAGACAAGGAGGCAGGAGAAACAAAGCAACATGGCCAAAGAAAATGTTCTGGGTGATGCAGCAAATCCCATGGACACTCTCAGTCTTGATCGTCAGCCTAACAGGtggaaatataataaaaatacagttggTCTATCTGAAGACAACCAAGAAAGCGATGAAGAAGAaggtgtggaggaagaggatgaggaaGCTGGTTATAGAGATATGAGTCACAAAGGCCACAGGACAAATCAAGGTAAAGAATACAAaagacagcaaaatgaaaacagtatgCAATCTGATGAAATCCTGAGGGATTCCAGTCAACCAATCCGGATAACCAAGAGACATGATGAGAAATTTGACCTAGAAGAAGGCAAGGAGGACAGCCAGATGAAACcctataaagaaaaagaaaacatcctctctcagaaaaaacacaacaaagagCAGGATGACAAATGGCAAAGCCAAGAGAGGGAAGATGATATTCAAGTAAGTTATCAGAGTGATCATGACACACTGGTGAAAAGACAAGATGCAGAGGACAGTAGTGTTGATGATGATAGTCATGACAGTGGTGATGTTGACGGTGAGGAAGATATCAGCAATATCTGGAAAGAAGCAGCCtatgaggaagaggagagaatCCAGAGTAATGACCAAGAGACCGCCAGCATCGAGCATGAAGGGGAGAGAACCATGGAAGACGAAGCTGCAGGTCATAGAGAGGCTCAGAATTACCAAAATGTCAAGATTAAAGACCTCATTCATTCTGAACAAGACGATTATGATCATGAGACACCAAATTCTGACAGCAAGCAACAACTGGAAACAAGTAGCTCTGTTCAGGGCATGAATTCAATGGAACATGAAAACAag GTTAAGACTGCAGGCAGTTCCTATGGTAAGATGGAAAGTGAAAGCAATAGGAGTGAGAGGGCTCTGCTGG ACCCATGTAGGAACTTCCACTGCAAAATAGGTAAAGTCTGCCACGTGGACAAACAAGGGAAACCCAGCTGTATTTGCCAAGACCCTGCTGCTTGCCCTTCCACCAAAGACTATGAGCAT GTTTGTGGTACAGATAATAAGACCTATGACGGCACATGTCAGCTCTTTGCCACCAAATGTCAACTTGAAGGGACAAAAATGGGACGTCAGCTGCACCTAGACTATATGGGCTCCTGCAAAT ACATCCCCCACTGCACTGATTATGAAATGGATCAGTTCCCCCTCCGGATGAGAGACTGGCTCAAAAACATCCTGATGCAATATTATGAACGTGATCTGGACAACTCTggatttttaactgaaaagcaaaggagCAAG GTCAAAAAAATCTACCAGAATGACAAGCGCCTTGTAGCTGGTAACCACACAGTTGAGCTGCTCCTACATGACTTTGAGAAGAATTATCACATGTATATATATCCTGTGCACTGGCAGTTTCACCGGCTTGATCAGCACCCTGTTGACAG ATTATTAACACACTCTGAGCTCGCACCTTTGAGAGCCTCCCTTGTTCCCATGGAACACTGCATAACCCGTTTCTTCCAAGAGTGCGATGGAGACAAAGACAAACTCATTGCTTTGGAGGAATGGTGCCACTGCTTTGGGATTAAAGAAG AAGACATAAATGAAAATCTCCTGTTCTGA
- the NUDT9 gene encoding ADP-ribose pyrophosphatase, mitochondrial, protein MLLLGGALRATVPRFARAFAVFSVTVTLSIPPARCVLQRRLPLSNLSADYWSRLHPVNMFNSCDAKKFYHSKALTSPYPGSHVERSRVPEDKVSWLIEWEDYNPVEYTARSVLAGPSWADPQINDKSFSPKFNERDGEVERKSLNGLYVVENGRPRNPVGRTGLTGRGLLGRWGPNHAADPIVTRWKRDGSGNKIAHPVTGKNILQFVAIKRRDCGEWAIPGGMVDPGEKISATLKREFGEEALNSLQKSPEEKAELEKQLHKLFSQEHFVVYRGYVDDPRNTDNAWMETEAVNYHDETGETMDNLPLEAGDDAGVVKWVDISEDLKLYASHNYFIKLVTDKREAHWSEDPSRACHE, encoded by the exons ATGCTGCTCTTGGGCGGCGCCCTCCGTGCGACTGTGCCTAGGTTCGCTCGGGCCTTCGCCGTGTTCTCTGTCACGGTCACGCTGTCCATCCCGCCTGCCCGCTGTGTGCTCCAGCGCAGGCTGCCCCTCAG taaCTTATCTGCAGACTATTGGTCTCGTCTTCATCCTGTTAACATGTTCAACAGTTGCGATGCTAAGAAGTTCTACCACAGCAAAGCTCTCACCTCCCCATATCCTGGATCACACGTGGAGCGTAGCCGAGTTCCTGAAGATAAAGTCAGCTGGCTGATTGAGTGGGAAGATTATAACCCTGTGGAGTACACAGCGAGGTCTGTTTTGGCTGGACCCAGTTGGGCAGATCCCCAAATCAA TGATAAAAGTTTTTCTCCCAAATTCAATGAGAGAGATGGAGAAGTGGAGAGGAAGAGTCTGAATGGCTTGTATGTGGTTGAAAATGGGAGGCCCCG aaatccAGTGGGAAGGACTGGCCTCACAGGCAGAGGATTGTTGGGGCGCTGGGGACCAAACCACGCTGCTGATCCTATTGTTACCAG GTGGAAGAGGGATGGAAGTGGCAATAAAATTGCTCATCCAGTTACCGGCAAAAACATTCTGCAGTTTGTAGCTATCAAGAGGCGAGACTGTGGGGAGTGGGCCATTCCGGGG GGAATGGTGGACCCAGGGGAGAAGATCAGTGCTACCCTGAAGCGAGAATTTGGGGAGGAAGCCTTGAACTCCTTGCAGAAATCCCCTGAGGAGAAAGCGGAATTGGAGAAGCAGCTCCACAAGCTGTTCAGCCAGGAGCACTTTGTG GTGTACAGAGGATATGTGGATGACCCCCGGAACACAGATAATGCCTGGATGGAGACAGAAGCTGTGAACTATCATGATGAAACTG GTGAAACAATGGACAATTTGCCTCTGGAAGCAGGTGATGATGCTGGAGTAGTCAAGTGGGTCGACATCAGTGAGGACCTCAAGCTCTATGCAAGTCACAACTACTTCATTAAGCTTGTGACGGACAAACGGGAAGCCCACTGGAGTGAGGATCCCAGTCGTGCATGCCATGAGTGA